The Leptospira sp. WS39.C2 genome contains a region encoding:
- a CDS encoding DUF1501 domain-containing protein, with protein MDRKEFIKKSILSLGMGSFVFSQNPFVNLRADDEETEKESISIPSKIKTVIFIEMMGGMSHVDTLDPKPNSAFSKVNSSISGLSLLEPFSLTAKQLHSIGIIRSTWSEEGDHGFAQMLLGTGYRMTEAMGFPDIPHFGSVIAYAKKANVKSSYFPSYVSIGGRGSKNGNSGFLGINYSGYHVGNVDEPIQHLNPSHGKFSEERILRRKDLVSFMNEEFSKSFPTKEANHWKKMLTAAEEFRNSKDIDSFRISLEDEKTKARYGTTWQGKAMLLARRLAKQEVPFIHISIGGWDTHTGNKAQITKIMKETDMGIASLLEDLNQTGLIKQTLFVLTSEFGRTPDVGSRDGRDHHPKVWSTLIGGGPIDKGFVWGETDELGAKATKPNEAVHVRDLVATIYKAAGVDPDGELTNSFGRPFLLTTKKAKPIEGLF; from the coding sequence ATGGATCGCAAAGAATTTATAAAAAAATCAATCTTAAGTCTTGGAATGGGATCTTTTGTTTTCTCCCAAAATCCATTTGTGAATCTGCGAGCAGACGATGAGGAAACGGAAAAAGAATCCATTTCCATTCCTTCCAAAATAAAAACCGTGATCTTCATTGAAATGATGGGTGGGATGAGCCATGTAGACACATTAGATCCAAAACCAAATAGTGCTTTTTCAAAAGTGAATTCGAGTATTTCAGGTTTATCTCTACTCGAACCATTTTCTCTCACCGCCAAACAACTGCATTCGATTGGTATCATTCGCTCTACTTGGAGTGAAGAAGGAGACCATGGTTTTGCCCAAATGTTACTCGGTACAGGGTATCGGATGACAGAGGCGATGGGATTTCCTGACATTCCCCATTTTGGTTCTGTGATTGCCTATGCCAAAAAAGCGAATGTGAAATCTTCGTATTTTCCTAGTTATGTGTCGATTGGAGGACGTGGTAGTAAAAATGGAAACTCTGGATTTTTAGGAATCAATTATTCTGGTTATCATGTTGGTAATGTGGATGAACCCATCCAACATTTGAATCCATCCCATGGAAAGTTTTCGGAAGAACGAATTTTACGGAGAAAAGATTTGGTTTCCTTTATGAATGAAGAATTTTCCAAATCATTTCCCACAAAGGAAGCCAACCATTGGAAAAAAATGTTAACTGCAGCGGAAGAATTTCGTAACTCCAAAGATATTGATAGTTTTCGAATCAGTTTAGAAGACGAAAAAACAAAGGCTCGTTACGGGACTACATGGCAAGGAAAGGCGATGTTACTTGCCAGACGTCTTGCCAAACAAGAAGTTCCTTTCATCCATATTTCCATTGGGGGTTGGGACACACATACTGGCAACAAAGCACAAATCACAAAAATCATGAAAGAAACAGATATGGGTATTGCTTCTCTTCTTGAAGACCTAAACCAAACCGGTCTCATCAAACAAACGTTATTTGTTTTAACTAGTGAATTTGGAAGGACTCCTGATGTGGGTTCCCGTGATGGTCGTGACCACCATCCAAAAGTTTGGTCTACTCTCATTGGTGGAGGACCGATAGATAAAGGATTTGTTTGGGGAGAAACCGATGAACTCGGAGCCAAGGCAACAAAACCAAACGAAGCAGTCCATGTTAGAGATCTTGTCGCTACGATTTACAAAGCGGCAGGTGTTGACCCTGACGGAGAGCTTACCAATTCGTTTGGAAGGCCATTTTTACTCACTACGAAAAAAGCAAAACCTATCGAAGGATTATTTTAA
- the gmd gene encoding GDP-mannose 4,6-dehydratase: protein MKKALITGITGQDGSYLAELLLNKGYEVHGIVRRTSLFNRNRIEHLHGNSNLHLHYGDLTDSSNLNRILEKIQPSEIYNLAAQSHVQVSFEVPEYTAEVDAVGTLRILDAIKQTGINSRFYQASTSELYGLVQEVPQTEKTPFYPRSPYAVAKLYAYWAVVNYREAYNLHASNGILFNHESPRRGETFVTRKITLGVSAVKAGKLPFITMGNIDSKRDWGYAPDYVEMMWMMLQKDQPDDYVVATNETHTVREFIEESYKIAGYEVVWEGKEDKEVGKDKKTGQILVKIDPKYYRPTEVELLIGNPEKAKRQLGWEPKVKFKELVKIMMEADLKDQGF from the coding sequence ATGAAAAAAGCACTCATCACAGGAATCACAGGCCAAGATGGTTCCTACCTAGCAGAACTCCTTCTCAACAAGGGATATGAAGTCCATGGTATCGTTCGCAGAACGAGTTTATTCAATCGAAATCGGATTGAACACCTCCATGGAAATTCTAATCTCCACCTACATTATGGAGATTTAACAGATTCTTCCAATTTAAACCGAATTTTAGAAAAAATCCAACCCTCTGAAATTTACAACCTTGCTGCTCAGTCTCATGTTCAGGTTTCTTTTGAAGTTCCTGAATACACAGCTGAGGTAGATGCGGTTGGTACCCTACGAATTTTAGATGCCATCAAACAAACGGGTATTAACTCTAGATTTTACCAAGCCTCTACTTCCGAATTGTACGGGCTTGTACAAGAAGTCCCTCAAACTGAAAAAACACCGTTTTACCCACGTTCGCCGTATGCTGTTGCAAAATTATATGCTTATTGGGCAGTGGTAAATTACAGAGAAGCATATAATTTACATGCTTCGAATGGAATTCTATTCAACCATGAATCACCACGGCGTGGTGAGACATTTGTCACAAGAAAAATCACATTAGGTGTGTCTGCTGTCAAAGCTGGAAAACTTCCTTTTATTACAATGGGAAACATTGATTCAAAACGAGATTGGGGTTATGCTCCAGACTACGTAGAAATGATGTGGATGATGTTACAAAAAGACCAACCAGATGATTATGTTGTTGCAACTAACGAAACACATACGGTTCGTGAGTTCATCGAAGAATCTTATAAAATTGCTGGATATGAAGTAGTTTGGGAAGGAAAAGAAGATAAGGAAGTTGGTAAGGATAAAAAAACTGGCCAAATCCTCGTAAAAATTGATCCGAAATACTACAGACCAACAGAAGTAGAACTTCTTATTGGTAATCCCGAAAAAGCCAAACGTCAGTTAGGTTGGGAACCAAAAGTCAAGTTCAAAGAACTTGTCAAAATAATGATGGAAGCTGATTTAAAAGACCAAGGTTTTTAA
- a CDS encoding STAS domain-containing protein, which translates to MSDKILVEEKGNTIRVRFMDQILDGNAPELREILADILDKNVQEIYLDLEKVVIVSSLGISRLLSFKNKADEKKMTVKIVNIQDKLKETLKKLMLDQFFGI; encoded by the coding sequence ATGAGCGATAAGATACTAGTGGAAGAAAAGGGTAACACGATCCGTGTTCGCTTTATGGACCAGATTCTGGACGGAAATGCACCCGAATTACGTGAAATTTTAGCGGATATTTTGGATAAAAATGTCCAAGAGATCTATTTGGATTTGGAAAAGGTTGTGATTGTGAGTTCTCTCGGGATCTCTCGTTTGCTTTCTTTCAAAAACAAAGCAGATGAAAAGAAAATGACAGTCAAGATTGTAAACATCCAAGACAAACTGAAGGAGACTCTGAAAAAATTGATGTTAGATCAGTTTTTTGGAATTTAG
- a CDS encoding porin has translation MNSEVLPNVADEKKEQTISPAPSGLNQKTGTELSGTDTKNAAGSNQTPTNGASPTTSGTPTSGKENQSNWETGLGKGIKATSNDGKHNIQLRFRSQIQGNQTFQLDPSQDTTNFLVRRTRIALRAGLFNDTWLVNLQLGFAERDIESQRRNNLRDANIIYNQYRDVKVAFGQMKVPFSRQRWNSSSALQTVDRSSVTAELNLDRDVGAYLFSEDFLGNKRMFAYYLGVFGGQGRNRVERQTPGVLTVARFIFSPFGGMSKSGSDNDWLSEVDFARYKDPKLSIGVSGAYNKNSDRSLSTFGTEYSFAKFNYSHAAGDIYFKWMGFSFQYEWLWRRANTAYVERTVSSALTREYSRSGQGYFVQLGYLFTNQYELVFRFGEFRPLGETDPTMKYSREVGGALSHYFAEHNLKWQTDYFYYTGTPTAAEGDHVVRTQIQVFY, from the coding sequence ATGAATTCGGAAGTTCTTCCTAATGTTGCGGATGAAAAGAAGGAACAAACAATTTCACCGGCTCCCTCCGGTTTGAATCAAAAAACCGGCACAGAACTTTCCGGGACGGATACAAAAAATGCCGCTGGATCGAACCAAACTCCAACAAATGGTGCCAGTCCAACTACATCGGGGACACCAACCTCGGGTAAAGAAAATCAATCCAATTGGGAAACAGGACTTGGCAAAGGAATCAAAGCGACCTCGAACGATGGCAAACACAATATCCAACTCCGGTTCCGATCCCAAATACAAGGGAACCAAACCTTCCAATTGGATCCTTCCCAAGACACAACCAACTTCCTCGTAAGACGAACAAGGATTGCTTTGCGAGCTGGTCTTTTCAATGATACATGGTTAGTCAATTTACAATTGGGATTTGCAGAACGGGATATAGAAAGCCAAAGGCGAAACAACCTTCGCGATGCCAATATCATCTACAATCAATACCGTGATGTGAAAGTGGCTTTTGGACAAATGAAAGTTCCCTTCAGTAGGCAACGTTGGAATTCATCCAGTGCCCTACAAACTGTTGATCGTTCCTCTGTAACTGCTGAATTAAACTTAGACCGGGATGTGGGAGCCTATTTATTTTCAGAAGATTTTTTAGGCAACAAACGTATGTTTGCTTATTACTTAGGTGTGTTTGGTGGACAAGGTCGTAACCGTGTAGAAAGACAAACTCCAGGGGTCTTAACCGTTGCACGTTTTATTTTTTCACCCTTTGGTGGAATGTCGAAATCGGGTTCTGACAATGATTGGTTGTCCGAAGTTGACTTTGCCAGATACAAAGATCCGAAACTTTCCATAGGAGTTTCTGGTGCTTATAATAAAAACTCTGACCGATCATTGAGTACATTTGGTACGGAATATAGTTTTGCCAAATTCAATTATAGTCATGCGGCAGGGGATATTTATTTCAAGTGGATGGGATTTTCCTTCCAGTATGAATGGTTGTGGCGAAGAGCAAACACAGCTTATGTGGAAAGAACCGTAAGTTCCGCACTTACCAGAGAATATTCGAGAAGTGGACAAGGTTATTTTGTGCAACTCGGGTATCTATTCACGAACCAATATGAACTAGTATTTCGATTTGGTGAGTTTCGGCCGTTAGGAGAAACAGATCCTACGATGAAATATTCTCGTGAAGTGGGTGGTGCCTTATCTCATTATTTTGCCGAACACAACCTCAAATGGCAAACAGACTATTTTTATTATACAGGAACTCCTACAGCTGCAGAAGGGGATCACGTCGTTCGAACTCAAATTCAGGTATTTTACTAA